In Suncus etruscus isolate mSunEtr1 chromosome 9, mSunEtr1.pri.cur, whole genome shotgun sequence, the genomic window TTAAAGCATTACATACACCAATTTAGTAAATTTTGGTGAATAAAAGACAAGGATCTTGCATTAATGGAAATTTAAATATCTATAGAAACTTAATATGGGAGGCTTAATAGGCCATAGAATTAGTTGgtatttcttattttcaatttaaataaaggtaatactAGCCAAAGAAAGATTATAAAACAGCTTAATTTAAAGTATTACCATTTGACTGAGCAAGGCAAATAGCCCATTTCTAAATAGTGTAATTCACTATAATTTTAATTAGAAGACAAAATCATCTTTAGTAAGTTGAATGATATTGAACTGAATTGTGGATAGAGTTACTCTATCTAAGATACGTTTGTGGAACATAGCACTAAACAGTAAAGGTAAACAGAATGATCTTGAAGAACAATGACAAAGATATtcgtttataattttattaaataaaatcgaATGTAATAGCAATTCAAATTCAAGTGTTAAATTATTATACAATAATTTTGAGTACTAAATCAtgcattaaatatattaaaaatattaaacatcttTTTATGGTATTTCCGTGTTACACAAAAGTGAACTAATTAACATCTAGTTGACTCACCAAATAAGTCTTGATATACAATTTGCATTGTTTTAGCTTAACATACTTTAGTGCTGATTACTTTTTTCATGGCACCTTTTACATCCTTATTTCTTAAGCTATAGATCAATGGGTTTAACATAGGGATGATAACTGTGTAGAAAACTGAAGTAATTTTGTCAGTGTCCATGGAGTAACTAGAGCTGGGTCGTAAATACATATAGAGAAGTGTGCCATGGAAGAGAGCCACTGTGCTTAAGTGGGAGGCACAGGTGGAGAAGGCTTTGCGTCTCCCCTCAGCTGATTTCATTCTAAGAATGGTAGCTATGATGTAGCTGTAAGAGAGGAAGACAGTGAAGACGCTGCACGATAGAATAAAGGTACCAAGAATGAATATAAGAATTTCGTTGAGGGATGTATCTGAGGTGGCAAGGGCAAGTATAGGAGGAAGGTCACAGTAGAAGTGATCAATAATATTGGAATGGCAGAATGACAACCGAAAGGCTAAGACTGTGTGGATTGCAGAATCTAGAAAGCCCATGAAATAGGTGAGGAAAACCAGCAGGGTGCAGAGTCTTCTAGACATGGCAACTGTATAAAGAAGTGGATTGCAAATAGCTACATAACGGTCATATGCCATAACAGCCAACAACAAACATTCTATGTCACCAAAGGAAgcaaagaaatacatttgaatggGACATGCAGTATAGGGAATCCTCTTTTTCTCAGATAAGAAATCAGCCAGCATCTTGGGAGAGACAGAGGAGGAATAACAGACATCACAGAAAGACAGGTTGCTCAGAAAATAGTACATGGGAGTGTGGAGTCTGGAGTCCATCTTGATCAGCAGGATCATGCCTACATTGGCAACCACAGTTATGccataaacaaagagaaagaatataaagAGCCCAAGTTGTACATCATGTCTTCTAGAAAGTCCTAAGAATATGAAATCAGTATACTCAGTGCAGTTCTCCACCGCCATTGGCCAGGAATTACTTGCTGAAAACAAAGAATTGAAGAAGCCGTTTAGCTTTATGAAATACTCTTATTAGTAAATAAATGGCTGTGTCTACCTATCTTTCAGTAATG contains:
- the LOC126017784 gene encoding olfactory receptor 5W2-like, producing MAVENCTEYTDFIFLGLSRRHDVQLGLFIFFLFVYGITVVANVGMILLIKMDSRLHTPMYYFLSNLSFCDVCYSSSVSPKMLADFLSEKKRIPYTACPIQMYFFASFGDIECLLLAVMAYDRYVAICNPLLYTVAMSRRLCTLLVFLTYFMGFLDSAIHTVLAFRLSFCHSNIIDHFYCDLPPILALATSDTSLNEILIFILGTFILSCSVFTVFLSYSYIIATILRMKSAEGRRKAFSTCASHLSTVALFHGTLLYMYLRPSSSYSMDTDKITSVFYTVIIPMLNPLIYSLRNKDVKGAMKKVISTKVC